AGGGGCACAAGAAACAACTTCACGATCCCAGTCAAACATCGCACCCATTGATCGAAACTGTATTCGCATTCTATCCATTTGTTCATAGGTTAAGACTTTTGGATCAGCGCCGAGTTTGATAGCAGCATTCTCTGCTGGTAGTCCAAAGGCATCAAAACCCATCGGGTAGAGTACGTTGTATCCTTGCATGCGTTTAAACCGAGCATGGATATCGGGTACAGAGAAAGCGTACCAATGACCGACGTGGAGATTGCCGGATGGATACGTAAACTCAACTAATTCGTAGAAATTTTTCTTACCTACTAGAGTATCGGGGACGCTATAAATACTCTGCTTCTCCCATTCGTCCTGCCATTTTTTCTCTATATCTTTGTGATTATAGCTTTCCATGAATGTACAAAATATAACAAAAAAACCTCGCCAAAGCGAGGTTTAGTTTTATTCTTTGATCTTCTTAATCCCGAGCCATATGAGTGCTATGAGCGCGGCTGCGAGCACTGCAACACGTAGCCAATCATGCATATTGCTCCAATACCTCATCGCACCGACAAGAAGCGATATCACACCCCCAAATGAAAACCCGAACGAGACTACAGAGAACGTCGTAAGGTATGCACCGGCGACAAGCGACAGAACACCCAAGATTACTAGGACGATAAATACATTACGATCGTAGAGAGCATGAGTAGTATCATATGATTTCTGACAACTATACGTCGCATTGCAGTAGCCACTAATTTCTGTGCCGACTGGTATCGGTTTGGTCAAACCATTTGCATCCGTCGAAATCGGCACGGTCGTTTCATTCCATTGACCGCCATCAGCGACACACATAACTTTGTCTGTGTAGGCTTTGGTTGTAATATCTGACGTACAAAAATTCTCCCATTCTGGTGCTTTATAGATAAGCGAAATAGCATAGTTGAAGAAAAGATTGAGCACGACAACTATTCCGAGTACTAATGCCCATTTTAAAATCTGTTTGGTCTTTTGACTTTTTTGCACAACATCAGGTGATAATGTATCCATAAAAATAGTTTATTCTTGTATCTTTATAGTATACTACAGAAAGTTTCTCTATCACTACTATGCATTTCCCAAATCGTAATGAACGTAACAAAAAAATAAGCCATGCTTCAGACCGAGCTACCAAATGGATCGGGTCAACTAACTCGCTTGTAGTCCATACTATTTTCTTTGCAGGCATGCTCGTGCTCGCCTTTACTACAGATATAGGCTTCGATAAGATCCTGCTCGTTCTAACAACTTTAGTATCACTCGAAGCAATCTATCTATCGATCTTTATCCAAATGACCGTCAACAAACACAGCGAAGAACTCGAGGAGGTTTCTGAAGACATTGAGGAGATCCAAGAAGATGTCGATGAAATTCAAGAAAATATCGAGGACATACAGGAAGATGTCGAAAAAACTACTGAGGAAAAACGGCAAAAAATTATAGTTTCATAGATTTAAAAACAAAAACCAGATGATATTTAAGCATTTAAAAAAGAGGCCATGAAAGCCTCTTTTTATTTCCCTAAATCTTAAACTCAATCACGTCGCCGTCTTTCACAATATAATCCTTGCCTTCTGTGCGAACCAAGCCTTTGGCCCTAGCTTCACCATATGAGCCCGCATCGATAAGTGTTCGCCAATTTATGACTTCGGCTCGGATAAATTTATCTTTGAAATCTGTATGGATCGCGGTGCCAGCAATAGGTGCAGAACTACCCTTTGCTATGGTCCATGCACGTGTCTCATCTTCACCGGTTGTTAGAAATGTCTCAAGTTCCAATAGATTGTAACCAGACGTGATCAGACTATTGATACCATCATCATTGCCACCGAGTGCCTCACGCATTTCCCTTTTCTCGCCACCTTCGAAATCTTTGAGCTCATCTTCGATTTTTGCATCCAAGAGCACCCAGTTAGCTTTCGTGCTTTCAATATACTCAGTCAATTCTTTAAATTCTTGTGGATTTGTTTCGTCGAAATTTTTTGCCCCTGCACGTTTATTGAACCCATAGAGAATGGGCTTCATGGTAAGGAGCGAGAGTTGCTTGGCTTTGAGTATTTCTTTTTCATCGAAGGCGATGGTATTTGCCATTTGCTCAGCCTCAAGAGCAACAATAATTTTATTGAGTACTACTTCCTCAAGTATCGCTTCCTTATCACCCTTTTTAATATCTTTGGCAATATTCCCGAGCCGCTTGGTTGCTGTTTCAAGATCGGCAATGATGAGTTCAAGATTGATCACTTTGATATCACGGAGTGGATCGAGATCACCATAGACATGTTGAATATCATTACCGGCATCTGCCTTGATTGGGAAAATCCGCACCATTTCGAATATGGCATCAGTCTCACGAATGTTCGCTAGGAATTTATTACCAAGTCCCTCACCTTTGGATGCACCTGCAACAAGTCCCGCAATGTCGACGAATTCGATTACACCAGGGATTGTTTTCTTTGATTTGGAGAACTCTGAAAGTTTCCAAATACGCTCATCAGGCACGGGCACAATACCTACTGATGGATCAATCGTACAGAATGGATAGTTCTCAGCTGGAACGCTTTTCTTCGTAAGCGCATTAAACAGCGTCGACTTGCCGACATTAGGAAGGCCTACAATACCGATAGATAGACTCATGACTATTTTTTGAGCAAGTTCTGCAGCTGTGACTGATACTTCTTCATGATGAGGAGCGACGCCATTTGCTCATTCATGCCTTTTTTGGTTTCAGCTTTAATTTCTTCTTGAATTTTTTTGAAAAGATCCGGATCCTTATCCATGATCTCCATCACCATATCGATTTGCTCATCGGGCACACCTCGGGACTTCAACATTTTTTTAACTAAGAAAGTTTTGATTGACATACAGTTACTGTAACAAACAAAGCTCGGTATCGCAATTACCTTGACTTTTATATATAATTGTGATACAATATATTCAAACAAAACAAACTCAGTCTATGAAAAAATTGTTCATTTTTCTCGCAATAGTGAAATATCTTTTTCTTCCATTATTTGTTTCTGGTCAGGTGCAAGTTTATGGCCGCTATACTTTAGATGGCACAATTGAGCCAGATGTAAATGTATTCATCAGTAAACCCTTTAGTGATTCCAGTAAGTTTTCATTTACCAGTTTTACATTGGTTGAGCAAAACTGGGCTGAAGCACTAGTTGGTCTATCGTACTCACCTAAAAGCTGGTTGAATATCGGGTTAAGTGCAGGAATTGAACACAATCCTGCATTGTACCGATTTGCAGGAAGTGTATGGCTTGGTAAAGATAGAAGTTCACTTCTATTCCTTTGGGAAAAGGGCGACGGAAATGATAATTATTGGTATAAGACAACTGCACTTTATGATATTTCCACGAAAGTAAGTCTGGGTGCAATTGCATGGAGATTCCACGGAATAGGGCCCGTGGCAATATATAATGTGAGAAAACTGGATTCGAAATTTTGGGTCATGCCAGCGCATGATTTTGAATTCAATGAAAATAGAGTGATGTTTGGTGTTGATATTGGTATATAACGATATCCTGGGCTACACACATACCTCGTCGAAAATTTATTCGGCGGGGTTTTTATTTTTATTTTTTATTTTCTTCGCATTATATAATTTATATACACGGCCGTGTATATAAATTATATAATGCGATTCTTTTGTTTCGTAGTAACCTCTATAATGAATCCAGTTTTTGTTATACTAGATTTACTATGTCCAAAGCAGAAGCACTGCAACAAATCCACCAGAAATGGTTCACTGCTTGCGATTGTGAATTGAAAAAAACTGCTACTCAGCCAGTACCGGGCAACGGCAATCCAGATGCAGATATTGTTTTTATCGGTGAAGCTCCAGGTAAAAGTGAAGACAAGGAAGGCATACCCTTCATCGGAGCAGCAGGCAAATTCCTAGCTGAAATGCTCGAGAGTATCGGTATGAAGCGAGAAGATATCTATATTACGAACATCGTGAAGTATCGACCGCCAGACAATCGCGATCCAGAGCAAGGCGAGAAAGAAGCCTGTGCTCCCTGGCTCTATGAAGAGCTCAATTTTATCGAACCGAAACTTATTATTTTCCTCGGCCGGCACTCTATGAATGACTTTTTCCCAGAGCTAACTATCTCCAACGTTCATGGCAAGCTCATCCATAAAAAATTCAAGCATATACATACTGAATATTTCCTCCCCCTCTACCATCCAGCTGCCGCACTCTACAACGGCGGCATGCGCAATACACTACTTAAAGATTTCAAAAAAATTCCTACGATACTGAAGAAAATCGATACTTAATAAAAATAAAACTCCTCAAAAATGAGGAGTGGTAACTATTCAATAATTTCAAGTGTTTCACCTTTTACAAGGGAATTGATAATTACTTGTGCCTGATCAGTTTTTTTGACTTTAATTATTTGAGAATCATCAGCGCGTATTTTAAGGTTCTCTATTTCTTTTTGCAAATTAGCGAAGAGTTCATCAATTTTTTTATATCGATTAACTTGAGGCGGTTTAGTGCTAGAAGTATTTCTCTTATCAATTTTTTTCTCTTGCAAAACTCCTAACCCTCTACTAAATGAGATAGTCACTTTCTTACTTGTAGATTGGCCTCGGGGATTAAGACCATTTTTTGCAAGTAAATCTAATGCCTTTCTTGCATTTTGAAGTTCATTGAATTCAAGAATTAGTTTTTTGGCTTTTTTCGTAATTTTGTTCCTACTATAATGCCATTTCTTTTTTATGTTGATTCCTCTTCTGTTCCCAGGTTTACAAATGAGCTTAATTGTCTCAAGTAATAAAACTACTTTTTTGACCAACTCTTGTCTTGGGTCTAAAATTTTTCTAACTTGTTTTCTTTTTGTTTTCGTAGCCATGAAATGAAATTTCTTTTAATGTACGATATATATTTGTAAAAGTCAAGGAAAACAAAACCCCCTTCATTGAAGGGGGTTGATATACAAATACCAGCTAATTTATTATTTTTCCTTTAGTTCATTTTCAAACGTCGTCATAAACTCAGACCCAACATACATTGCCTTCCTAACTGATAAACCATTTCGTGCAATTTGATCTGCAGCACCCGCCATTGCTATTGCATTTAAGACGTGCTGAAAAGCTGTTGGCCAATTAGAATGTTCAAGTGCTTCATATAAAGGGTTCATAAGTGGGTTAATCACCAAGGTAGGTAATTCCTCTTCATCATCATGCTCAACTTGAACAATACAATCTGTATAGTGCATACCAAAAGTCATCACATAATATTCTTCACCCACCTTAACCACAAATGGTTTCTTTTTATCTCTTGCTACATATATATTTTTTGAAGCTATAATGCTGTTTTTAGTGTCCGTGCAAAGCAATTTCACCATAGTTAAGTTGGTATCCTTTGGTACTAGCACCCTAACAATTTTTTGATTTTCATCAAACTCCAACTCAAATCCTTTTGAAATTCCATCAAACATCCAGAGTACTTTATTCGTCGTTGTACGACAAATTTCATACTGTGCAATATCTTCTGGATTAACATAGCTAGGCCCTTTAATAAAGGGTTTAATTGATTCATTTGTGACAGTAACTTGAATTGTATGTTCTCCAAATTCACCGACTGCAACAACTTCACATACTCCATTTTTAGATCCGGCCTTAAACTCAACCCTTTGTCCTTCTCCAGTTACCTTTACTAAACCATCTTTTGGGCTTTCCCATAAAGTCTGGGAAAAGTCAAACTGTTCTGTCCCTTTATTGTGTAAGGTAATTGTTCTTGATTCTCCTATCTGGATTTGCACACTTCTCGGCACAATATAGACTGGACGATCAATAGATACAGGATATTGAGCACTTTTAGCAGGTGCTAGTGCATTGCCGGACAAACGTTGCACATGAAGGGGTTCTGGAAAAAGCCTACCACTCACTTCTGCTATCTTACTGAGTATTAGCTGCTGTTGAGTAATTGATTTTTCAACTTTCACTTTATCAGTAAGCTCTGCAAGTCGGCCTGCAACCACTGTAAGGATCGCAACCAACTGAATACATCCTCTTCCTTGATAAAAATCTTCAGTGAAGCTTCCGTCATGTGTTCTAAATACATTTCCATTTTCAATATAAATATGGCCTCCAACAGAATTCAAGACTTTAGTCACCATTAATTTTTGATCTTTGGATAAAGTCTTAAACAAATCATTCCAGCTCATAATTTTATTTATAGGACCACAAATATGTGGCCCATCATTTGAAGCACCATAGTATAATTCAAGTTCAACCTTACCCAACTGAACACTTTCATCATGAAATAAAAAGAGTGTCCCAGCAATTTGTTGCAGTTTAAGTTGTTTCCATTGATGCTCAATAAAGACAGTAACGCGATCACTCGTCCGTGGAGCTATTTCATCGTCTTCTGAAAGCGTTTTGAAGATTTGTTCAGTATTCTTAACTTTCTTTTTATCGAATCCAGTCAATATAATAGTTGACCCTGTCTTTCTCTTGCCACTTTTCCAGATTTGTTCAAATTCCTCTTTTTTCATCTCTCGTGCATATTCAACCACACTTGCATCTGCACCTTTTTTGAAAATTTCCAATAGATAGTCAAAGTCGAAAGAGACTTCGATACCGCGAGGATATTCTTCAGATACAGTTATGATCGTCACTTTTGTATTTTTCAAATCACCAAGTGCAAGAAGAAATTTAATCCCTGTACCATTAGCGCCTATAGTCTTTTTGTCTGTTCGTAAACGTGAAGAAGCTGCATATCCCATTACTGAATTTAAACCTTTTCGATCAAAACCAACACCGTCATCCATGGTAATAAGTGCTTCCTTGCCGCGAAAGCTTCCAAGCATAATACGTACATTTTCTGCGCGAGCATCGATAGCATTATTTATTGTTTCGCGTAATGATACTGCTAATGCTTGAACACCACGCACAGGTTGCTCAATGTTTTGCCGAAGCATTGTTTCATACCCCACATCAGGAGTAATTGCATAATGTTTTAATTCTTTTGTCCCTACCATTATTTATCGTTTTAAATGTGAGAAAAATTTTTTAGAAGTTCACGTACAAGTTTTAGTGCCTTTACCGGATCTTCATTAAGCATAACAGCGATAATACTATTAATACTTCGTAAATGTTTTTTATTGTGACCGATATAAGCAATCATTTCTGGATCACTTTTGTGCGAAACTAATTGCAATTCATTAAGTGTATTCAGTAAATTCTTTGATGAAAAAGCCTCGTTTGGTTTAGATATACCATCAAAACTCTTTGCCTTTAGTAAATTTCCATTTTTCTCTGTTTGAAACAAAACACGAACCTTAAACTCTTTACCAAAAAATTTCTTCACAAGAAATGGAAGTAATTCCTCCTTCTTCTTGTATGTATCTGAAGAAATGGAAATCCTTTCCTCAACAAGCGGAAGTGTGCGATCAATTTTCCACGCAGTAATAAATTTATCCATTACTTTTTCCTCCCAATATTCCTGCAATGTTTCATTGTTAAGTAATGCTTCAAGTATTTCATTTTCTTCTAAAGAAAGTTTAAGACTTTCAAGTTCCGTTAGTCTATATAACCGATGCTTTATTGGAAGAGAATCTCTAACCCCCCTTAATACTTTTCTTGCACTTGATGCAGTAACGAATGCCAATGAGAAAGCCTCAAATGGATTAAGATCATTCTTTTTACACCAATCTTTAAAGGACTGTTGTCTATTCATATATATCGTTTTTAGTATTCTGTTTTAAAAGATTTTTTTATTACTTTACTATATAGAATAGAAAAGTCAAGGCTCATTCAAGAACTAATTTGTCTTATTTCGATACTTCCATCCATCAAAAAACATAGAGAAAAGCTTATATACTGACACGATGCCAGCAAAATACATGAAATCAATCACATGGCGGATAATATACGGGATCAATCCATAGAGTCGAAATTTACCCATCACGAACACACCCCATCCAACACCAACAGGAATAGAGAAAGCAATCGGTTTTGGTTTATACACATGAGCTCGCTTCCCTTTCATAAATCGTGCGATAGTACTGCCAACATAGTCACCGTCGTACATAGCCGTCTGTGCTAGTCCACTAAATGGTGTCGCTGCTGCATCGCCTATGATGTAGACATTGTCATATCCTTTCGCTCGTAGGTACTCATCAACTTCTATTCGCTTCTTGGGACTCCATACTAAACCTTGCGCTTCTTGTAAAATTTTACTTACCTGAGTACCAGCAGTCCAAATAACCGTTTTTGCTTTCATCGACATATCTTTCAGATAGACTTCCTCGATCTCATTTTTCATGAGCTGACGATTTAAGAAAATATTTACTCCAAGTTTTCGTAAACGGGCGAGAATTTTCGCAGATGCCTGAGGTGGCAATGTTGGCACCAAACGAGGATTTGATTCGATAAGATCAATTGTCACCAGTGATGGATCTACTTTGTAAGTCTTAGCTAGAGTCTGTAAATACGCAGACAAATCACCTGCCACCTCAACGCCCGATGGACCACCGCCAACAATTACTACATGATAATGTGACACAAGTTCATCTTGCGCTGGGTTCGTATGATTAGCAAAAAGTGACTGCAAGTGCTGTTTCAGATGCAACGCCTCATTAACTGATTTAAAACCAAGCGATAAAGCTTCAAGACCTGGCACATTAAAGAATGTTGTTTCACTACCTAGTGCAATGACGAGCGTATCATAGTGATAAATCGTACCACTTTCTCCGATTATGGTATTTTCTGTAAGTGACAGTTTGGTAATTGTATCAATATCGATAGCAACTCTATCAGGAATCATGTCGGTAAGCGGAATGCAGACTTCAATCGGCGAAGCGCCAGTCACAA
The Candidatus Nomurabacteria bacterium genome window above contains:
- the ychF gene encoding redox-regulated ATPase YchF, with translation MSLSIGIVGLPNVGKSTLFNALTKKSVPAENYPFCTIDPSVGIVPVPDERIWKLSEFSKSKKTIPGVIEFVDIAGLVAGASKGEGLGNKFLANIRETDAIFEMVRIFPIKADAGNDIQHVYGDLDPLRDIKVINLELIIADLETATKRLGNIAKDIKKGDKEAILEEVVLNKIIVALEAEQMANTIAFDEKEILKAKQLSLLTMKPILYGFNKRAGAKNFDETNPQEFKELTEYIESTKANWVLLDAKIEDELKDFEGGEKREMREALGGNDDGINSLITSGYNLLELETFLTTGEDETRAWTIAKGSSAPIAGTAIHTDFKDKFIRAEVINWRTLIDAGSYGEARAKGLVRTEGKDYIVKDGDVIEFKI
- a CDS encoding DUF1003 domain-containing protein; this translates as MHFPNRNERNKKISHASDRATKWIGSTNSLVVHTIFFAGMLVLAFTTDIGFDKILLVLTTLVSLEAIYLSIFIQMTVNKHSEELEEVSEDIEEIQEDVDEIQENIEDIQEDVEKTTEEKRQKIIVS
- a CDS encoding FAD-dependent oxidoreductase codes for the protein MQMNTQSQAPKKILIIGGGFAGIAAARSLVQEKIPNVSIQLVSKRNHFEYYPGLYRVVTGASPIEVCIPLTDMIPDRVAIDIDTITKLSLTENTIIGESGTIYHYDTLVIALGSETTFFNVPGLEALSLGFKSVNEALHLKQHLQSLFANHTNPAQDELVSHYHVVIVGGGPSGVEVAGDLSAYLQTLAKTYKVDPSLVTIDLIESNPRLVPTLPPQASAKILARLRKLGVNIFLNRQLMKNEIEEVYLKDMSMKAKTVIWTAGTQVSKILQEAQGLVWSPKKRIEVDEYLRAKGYDNVYIIGDAAATPFSGLAQTAMYDGDYVGSTIARFMKGKRAHVYKPKPIAFSIPVGVGWGVFVMGKFRLYGLIPYIIRHVIDFMYFAGIVSVYKLFSMFFDGWKYRNKTN
- a CDS encoding uracil-DNA glycosylase, whose amino-acid sequence is MSKAEALQQIHQKWFTACDCELKKTATQPVPGNGNPDADIVFIGEAPGKSEDKEGIPFIGAAGKFLAEMLESIGMKREDIYITNIVKYRPPDNRDPEQGEKEACAPWLYEELNFIEPKLIIFLGRHSMNDFFPELTISNVHGKLIHKKFKHIHTEYFLPLYHPAAALYNGGMRNTLLKDFKKIPTILKKIDT
- a CDS encoding ATP-binding protein, with amino-acid sequence MVGTKELKHYAITPDVGYETMLRQNIEQPVRGVQALAVSLRETINNAIDARAENVRIMLGSFRGKEALITMDDGVGFDRKGLNSVMGYAASSRLRTDKKTIGANGTGIKFLLALGDLKNTKVTIITVSEEYPRGIEVSFDFDYLLEIFKKGADASVVEYAREMKKEEFEQIWKSGKRKTGSTIILTGFDKKKVKNTEQIFKTLSEDDEIAPRTSDRVTVFIEHQWKQLKLQQIAGTLFLFHDESVQLGKVELELYYGASNDGPHICGPINKIMSWNDLFKTLSKDQKLMVTKVLNSVGGHIYIENGNVFRTHDGSFTEDFYQGRGCIQLVAILTVVAGRLAELTDKVKVEKSITQQQLILSKIAEVSGRLFPEPLHVQRLSGNALAPAKSAQYPVSIDRPVYIVPRSVQIQIGESRTITLHNKGTEQFDFSQTLWESPKDGLVKVTGEGQRVEFKAGSKNGVCEVVAVGEFGEHTIQVTVTNESIKPFIKGPSYVNPEDIAQYEICRTTTNKVLWMFDGISKGFELEFDENQKIVRVLVPKDTNLTMVKLLCTDTKNSIIASKNIYVARDKKKPFVVKVGEEYYVMTFGMHYTDCIVQVEHDDEEELPTLVINPLMNPLYEALEHSNWPTAFQHVLNAIAMAGAADQIARNGLSVRKAMYVGSEFMTTFENELKEK